In the genome of Enterococcus sp. DIV2402, the window GAAAAATTAGTTCAAGCACGTGCGATTGAAAATCAATGTTTTGCTGCGGCAGTGAATCGTGTGGGTGCCGATCCTAATAACCAATTTGGCGGACATTCTTTAGTAGTTGATTCTTTAGGAAATATTTTAATAAAATTAGACGATACTGAAACAATTGGACGAGTGACCATTAATCATCAAGAAGTAGCAAAAACACGGGGACAGATGCCTGTTTTTGAAGATCGTCGAACTGATTTATATTGAGGGGGAAAAGGATGATACAAAAATCAAAGATATTACAAGAGTTACCGCCACAATTTTTTGCTCATTTAGTGCAACAAGTGAATCAAAAAATTGCAGAAGGTCAAGACGTCATTAATTTAGGTCAAGGAAATCCAGATCAGCCAACGCCTTCAGGAATTATTGAGACGCTTCAACAAGCTGTTGAGAATCCATTAAATCATAAATACTCACAATTTAGAGGAAATCAATTTTTTAAACAAGCAGCTGCTGATTTTTATTTGGAACACTATGGTGTAACTCTGGATCCTGAAACGGAAATCGCAGTCATGGGTGGTTCCAAAATTGGGTTAGTGGAGTTACCACTTGCTTTATTGAATCCAGGAGATCGTCTATTGTTGCCTGATCCAGGTTATCCGGATTATTTGTCAGGGGTTGTTTTAGCGCAAATTGAGAAAGAATTGTTACCTTTATTACCAGAAAATGGCTATCTGCCCGATTATGAAACAGTGGACAAAGAAAAACTGGAACAAGCGAAGTTACTTTTTTTAAATTACCCGAATAATCCTACAGGCGCCCAAGCAACTTCGGAATTTTTTGATCAAACCGTATCCTTTGCAAAAGAACACGAGATTGCGGTCGTTCATGATTTTGCTTATGGGGCTTTAGGTACGAATGAAGAAGCACCTGTGAGTTTTTTACAAAGCTCAGGTGCAAAAGAAGTTGGGGTAGAATTATATACACTGTCTAAAACGTATAATATGGCTGGTTGGCGAATTGCATTTGCTGCAGGGAATGCCGAAATTATTGAAGCGATTAACATCATTCAAGATCATTTATTTGTAGGCTTATTTCCTGCTTTACAAGAAGCAGGGGCCTATGCTCTTAAAAGTAATGAAAAAGTGGACGAACTAGTTGCTTTGTATAATCGTCGTCGTAAAGCTTTTGTCGAAGCGGCAGCTCAAATTGGATGGCAAGCGTATCCTTCTACGGGAGCTTTTTATGCGTGGATGCCCGTACCAAAAGGTTATACGAGTCGTTCATTTGCTGAGTTCTTATTGAATGAAGTTGCTGTGGCTGTAGCGCCTGGAAATGGCTTTGGCGATGGTGGTGAAGGCTATGTACGCGTTGGATTGTTAGTTGAAGAAGAACGATTACAAGAAGCCATTGCACGCATTGCTACGTTGAATTTAACGTTTTAACCCATAGACGGTGGCGTATGCTACCGTCTATTTAATAAGCGATGTGACGGTTTGATAATGTGCAGAGTCAAAATGAAGCGACTGCTTTACAGAAAGAGACGTTAAAGTGGTATGCGTACTATCTATCAATTCATTAATAAAGTCCAGAGGTTCTAACATTACAAGCTGTTGAACGGTGTTTTTTTGCGTATTTGTTAGCTTGGAACGCGCGCCTTCATACTTACTCCAATCACCTAAATTGTTTGGAGGATATCCTTGTTCCATATACCAGAAAGAAATTAAACAATGGATTAACATAAAACGACATGTTTGCGCATAGATAGTCTCTTGACGTTTTAAACGTCGATAAAATTCATGGAGGTTCGCATAATATTTAGCTAAAAAGACATCTACTTCCGCT includes:
- a CDS encoding pyridoxal phosphate-dependent aminotransferase, which produces MIQKSKILQELPPQFFAHLVQQVNQKIAEGQDVINLGQGNPDQPTPSGIIETLQQAVENPLNHKYSQFRGNQFFKQAAADFYLEHYGVTLDPETEIAVMGGSKIGLVELPLALLNPGDRLLLPDPGYPDYLSGVVLAQIEKELLPLLPENGYLPDYETVDKEKLEQAKLLFLNYPNNPTGAQATSEFFDQTVSFAKEHEIAVVHDFAYGALGTNEEAPVSFLQSSGAKEVGVELYTLSKTYNMAGWRIAFAAGNAEIIEAINIIQDHLFVGLFPALQEAGAYALKSNEKVDELVALYNRRRKAFVEAAAQIGWQAYPSTGAFYAWMPVPKGYTSRSFAEFLLNEVAVAVAPGNGFGDGGEGYVRVGLLVEEERLQEAIARIATLNLTF